A region of Oncorhynchus masou masou isolate Uvic2021 chromosome 29, UVic_Omas_1.1, whole genome shotgun sequence DNA encodes the following proteins:
- the LOC135520161 gene encoding sodium channel subunit beta-1-like, producing MFVVLSLSSASLCHGACVEVDSDTDAVVSEGFKLGCISCKMRGEVPAEATVEWSFMPKGESEFTKIYSYEDLMSDIPDERFYERLDWNGSKKTKDLQDGSIYILNVTWNDTGTYRCIFNRTLTFTSYGFHTDVTKIVHLNVVPRLTRGIASILSEVMMYVTIVGLQVWLVVEMIYCYRKISAQGEEALRESAADYLAIASESKENCAMVAVTE from the exons ATGTTTGTtgtactttctctctcctcagcgTCTCTATGCCATGGAGCCTGTGTGGAGGTGGACTCTGACACTGACGCAGTGGTCAGCGAAGGCTTTAAGCTGGGCTGTATCTCCTGTAAGATGAGGGGCGAGGTGCCCGCCGAGGCCACTGTTGAATGGTCCTTCATGCCCAAAGGGGAGAGCGAGTTCACAAAA ATCTACAGCTACGAGGATCTAATGAGCGACATCCCGGACGAGCGCTTCTACGAGCGTCTGGACTGGAACGGCAGCAAGAAGACCAAGGACCTGCAGGACGGCTCCATCTACATCCTGAACGTGACATGGAACGACACGGGCACCTACCGCTGCATCTTCAACCGCACCCTCACCTTCACCTCCTACGGGTTCCACACTGACGTCACCAAGATCGTCCACCTCAACGTGGTGCCAAGAC TGACCAGGGGGATAGCGTCCATCTTGTCTGAGGTGATGATGTATGTCACCATCGTTGGGCTGCAGGTATGGCTGGTGGTGGAGATGATTTACTGCTACAGGAAGATATCAGCGCAAGGCGAGGAAGCATTGAGAGAGAGCGC GGCGGATTACTTAGCTATAGCTTCGGAGAGTAAAGAAAATTGTGCAATGGTGGCAGTGACCGAATAG
- the LOC135520159 gene encoding protein Aster-A-like isoform X2, whose translation MLLMGSCEKVDFNIAPRTVARLVFEAEQDNRNGGNSSNGSTASNSPRSTPGSSPSLRRRVLGVSGGGGSRTSDAEGGPGERSGERRGSDSPMLSASAYPIASRHFSRNAKKMQSWYNVLSPTYKQRNEDFRKLFKKLPDTERLIVDYSCALQKDILLQGRLYLSENWLCFYSNIFRWETTITILLKDVTTLTKEKTAKVIPNAIQISTDHDKHFFTSFGARDRSYMMIFRLWQNALMDKPLSPKELWHIVHQCYGTELGLTSEDDDYVSPTGEHINGLLPVDESVSVSDLLDLSSLGAIASLGSSPPSSMAALFPSGPFLASGGLGSSPPSSSTCLPIDIPGRTSLDPPDPSPPSSQISLPSTTHSTHIASLSAPTSAAASFYVEEGGDSLLESANHMVPLSATSLGNLSSLDQLTNDDELPTDPSNSSDTQEEDEVESFCADLAGRLHINMVVRMSVDKLHDLLFSADTHFIQHLFSQRHFTDLSVREWQQDSSSGNTNRILSYTIAINNPLGPKTAPVVETQTLYKNSAPGECYVVDSEVITSGIPYQDYFYTVHRYCLTSINKNKSRLRVSSDICYKKQPWSLVKALIEKNTWSGIEEYYRHMESEVCKLETLLQSEVSVVTSGDVVGADSAKTPPALRRRKRTCSRRPGDREREGGGAGGGERGDRGMGEERREAGGQYKHGERWRGGGSSISTILLIVSFILVVLVALNMLLFYKLYSLERAAHTLETWHSFSLSDSPLPQSAGEWAQVLQLQRQFHQAQLGKWQQILQSSVTLLDQMKQSLEKLHRGVVTPEVQQDPPSNPTSESLTEH comes from the exons tactGCCAGTAACTCTCCGCGCAGCACCCCTGGCAGCTCCCCCTCTCTGCGCCGCCGGGTGCTGGGGGTTAGTGGTGGGGGTGGAAGCAGGACCAGCGACGCGGAGGGTGGCCCGGGGGAGCGCAGCGGGGAAAGGAGGGGTTCGGACAGCCCCATGCTCTCCGCCTCCGCTTACCCAATCGCCTCGCGCCATTTCAGCCGCAATGCCAAG AAAATGCAGAGCTGGTACAAT GTTCTCAGTCCCACTTATAAACAGCGCAATGAGGATTTCCGTAAACTCTTCAAGAAGCTGCCAGACACGGAACGCCTCATAGTGG actACTCATGTGCGCTGCAGAAAGACATCCTACTCCAGGGGAGACTCTATCTGTCAGAGAACTGGCTCTGCTTCTATAGCAATATCTTCCGCTGGGAAACCACT ATCACAATCCTGCTGAAAGATGTGACCACCCTGACCAAGGAGAAGACTGCCAAGGTCATCCCCAACGCCATTCAGATCAGCACTGACCACGACAAG CACTTCTTCACGTCTTTCGGGGCTAGGGATCGCAGCTACATGATGATTTTCAGACTGTGGCAGAACGCACTGATGGACAAG cctCTGTCCCCAAAGGAGCTGTGGCACATCGTCCATCAGTGTTACGGCACTGAGCTGGGCCTCACCAGTGAAGACGATGACTATGTCTCCCCCACCGGCGAGCACATTAACGGTCTACT GCCAGTGGATgagtcagtctctgtctctgacctgttGGACCTCAGCTCCTTGGGGGCCATAGCTTCTCTGGGTAGCTCGCCCCCCTCCTCCATGGCAGCCTTGTTCCCCAGTGGCCCCTTCCTAGCCAGTGGTGGTCTGGGctcatctcccccctcctcatcCACCTGTCTGCCCATAGACATCCCCGGCAGAACCTCCCTGGACCCCCCGGACCCCAGCCCGCCCAGCTCCCAGATCTCCCTGCCCTCCaccacacactcaacacacatcGCATCCTTGTCCGCCCCCACCTCGGCTGCTGCCTCTTTC TATGTGGAGGAGGGCGGGGACAGCTTGTTGGAGTCGGCCAATCATATGGTGCCCCTGTCTGCCACCAGCCTGGGAAACCTCTCCTCATTGGACCAGCTCACCAACGACGACGAGCTGCCCACCGACCCCAGCAACTCCTCAGACACACAGGAAGAGG ACGAGGTGGAGTCGTTCTGTGCGGACCTGGCTGGCCGGCTGCACATCAACATGGTGGTGCGCATGAGCGTGGACAAGCTGCACGACCTGCTCTTCTCCGCAGACACACACTTCATCCAGCATCTCTTCTCCCAGCGCCACTTCACAG ACCTGTCAGTTCGTGAGTGGCAGCAGGACAGCAGCAGTGGGAACACCAACCGGATCCTGAGTTACACCATCGCCATCAACAACCCCCTGGGCCCCAAGACCGCCCCCGTAGTGGAGACGCAG ACGCTGTATAAGAACAGTGCCCCGGGCGAGTGTTACGTGGTGGACTCGGAGGTGATTACCTCGGGCATCCCCTACCAGGACTACTTCTACACCGTGCACCGCTACTGCCTCACCTCCATCAACAAGAACAAGAGCAGACTCAG GGTGTCGTCAGATATCTGCTACAAGAAGCAGCCGTGGAGCCTGGTGAAGGCGCTCATCGAGAAGAACACCTGGAGCGGCATCGAGGAGTACTACAGACACATGG aGAGTGAGGTGTGTAAGCTGGagaccctgctccagtctgaggtgTCAGTGGTGACCTCTGGGGATGTGGTGGGGGCAGACTCTGCCAAGACACCCCCGGCCCTGCGGCGACGCAAACGCACCTGCTCCCGGCGCCCGGGGgaccgggagagagagggagggggcgcgGGAGGTGGAGAGCGTGGGGACCGtgggatgggagaggagcggagagaggcgG GTGGTCAGTACAAGCACGGAGAGCGGTGGCGTGGCGGAGGCAGCAGCATCTCTACCATACTGCTCATAGTCAGCTTCAT tctggtggtgttggtggcCCTCAACATGCTCTTGTTTTACAAGTTGTATTCTCTGGAGAGAGctgcacacacactggagacgtggcactccttctctctgtctgacag tCCTCTACCCCAGTCTGCAGGAGAGTGGGCCCAGGTGTTGCAGCTCCAGAGACAGTTCCACCAGGCCCAACTGGGCAAATGGCAACAGATCCTCCAATCCTCAGTCACTCTGCtagatcag atgAAACAGTCGTTGGAAAAGCTCCACCGTGGCGTCGTCACTCCAGAAGTCCAGCAGGATCCCCCCTCGAACCCCACTTCAGAGTCTCTCACTGAGCACTGA
- the LOC135520159 gene encoding protein Aster-A-like isoform X1 — protein MRGKDVGDGEVKQVAHEVLVSIRGPLCVFISDKTDIGMDSVASAGSAQCTQDRCPSDTDTMKQRVDITSKFKTPHDMLDTASNSPRSTPGSSPSLRRRVLGVSGGGGSRTSDAEGGPGERSGERRGSDSPMLSASAYPIASRHFSRNAKKMQSWYNVLSPTYKQRNEDFRKLFKKLPDTERLIVDYSCALQKDILLQGRLYLSENWLCFYSNIFRWETTITILLKDVTTLTKEKTAKVIPNAIQISTDHDKHFFTSFGARDRSYMMIFRLWQNALMDKPLSPKELWHIVHQCYGTELGLTSEDDDYVSPTGEHINGLLPVDESVSVSDLLDLSSLGAIASLGSSPPSSMAALFPSGPFLASGGLGSSPPSSSTCLPIDIPGRTSLDPPDPSPPSSQISLPSTTHSTHIASLSAPTSAAASFYVEEGGDSLLESANHMVPLSATSLGNLSSLDQLTNDDELPTDPSNSSDTQEEDEVESFCADLAGRLHINMVVRMSVDKLHDLLFSADTHFIQHLFSQRHFTDLSVREWQQDSSSGNTNRILSYTIAINNPLGPKTAPVVETQTLYKNSAPGECYVVDSEVITSGIPYQDYFYTVHRYCLTSINKNKSRLRVSSDICYKKQPWSLVKALIEKNTWSGIEEYYRHMESEVCKLETLLQSEVSVVTSGDVVGADSAKTPPALRRRKRTCSRRPGDREREGGGAGGGERGDRGMGEERREAGGQYKHGERWRGGGSSISTILLIVSFILVVLVALNMLLFYKLYSLERAAHTLETWHSFSLSDSPLPQSAGEWAQVLQLQRQFHQAQLGKWQQILQSSVTLLDQMKQSLEKLHRGVVTPEVQQDPPSNPTSESLTEH, from the exons ATGCGAGGGAAGGATGTTGGTGATGGGGAAGTGAAACAGGTCGCACATGAAGTGCTCGTTTCTATTCGGGGACCCCTGTGCGTTTTTATATCCGACAAAACAGACATCGGGATGGACAGTGTAGCGTCGGCTGGCTCGGCGCAGTGCACACAGGACCGGTGCCCTAGTGATACAGATACTATGAAGCAGCGTGTGGACATCACGTCCAAATTTAAAACACCTCATGACATGTTGGA tactGCCAGTAACTCTCCGCGCAGCACCCCTGGCAGCTCCCCCTCTCTGCGCCGCCGGGTGCTGGGGGTTAGTGGTGGGGGTGGAAGCAGGACCAGCGACGCGGAGGGTGGCCCGGGGGAGCGCAGCGGGGAAAGGAGGGGTTCGGACAGCCCCATGCTCTCCGCCTCCGCTTACCCAATCGCCTCGCGCCATTTCAGCCGCAATGCCAAG AAAATGCAGAGCTGGTACAAT GTTCTCAGTCCCACTTATAAACAGCGCAATGAGGATTTCCGTAAACTCTTCAAGAAGCTGCCAGACACGGAACGCCTCATAGTGG actACTCATGTGCGCTGCAGAAAGACATCCTACTCCAGGGGAGACTCTATCTGTCAGAGAACTGGCTCTGCTTCTATAGCAATATCTTCCGCTGGGAAACCACT ATCACAATCCTGCTGAAAGATGTGACCACCCTGACCAAGGAGAAGACTGCCAAGGTCATCCCCAACGCCATTCAGATCAGCACTGACCACGACAAG CACTTCTTCACGTCTTTCGGGGCTAGGGATCGCAGCTACATGATGATTTTCAGACTGTGGCAGAACGCACTGATGGACAAG cctCTGTCCCCAAAGGAGCTGTGGCACATCGTCCATCAGTGTTACGGCACTGAGCTGGGCCTCACCAGTGAAGACGATGACTATGTCTCCCCCACCGGCGAGCACATTAACGGTCTACT GCCAGTGGATgagtcagtctctgtctctgacctgttGGACCTCAGCTCCTTGGGGGCCATAGCTTCTCTGGGTAGCTCGCCCCCCTCCTCCATGGCAGCCTTGTTCCCCAGTGGCCCCTTCCTAGCCAGTGGTGGTCTGGGctcatctcccccctcctcatcCACCTGTCTGCCCATAGACATCCCCGGCAGAACCTCCCTGGACCCCCCGGACCCCAGCCCGCCCAGCTCCCAGATCTCCCTGCCCTCCaccacacactcaacacacatcGCATCCTTGTCCGCCCCCACCTCGGCTGCTGCCTCTTTC TATGTGGAGGAGGGCGGGGACAGCTTGTTGGAGTCGGCCAATCATATGGTGCCCCTGTCTGCCACCAGCCTGGGAAACCTCTCCTCATTGGACCAGCTCACCAACGACGACGAGCTGCCCACCGACCCCAGCAACTCCTCAGACACACAGGAAGAGG ACGAGGTGGAGTCGTTCTGTGCGGACCTGGCTGGCCGGCTGCACATCAACATGGTGGTGCGCATGAGCGTGGACAAGCTGCACGACCTGCTCTTCTCCGCAGACACACACTTCATCCAGCATCTCTTCTCCCAGCGCCACTTCACAG ACCTGTCAGTTCGTGAGTGGCAGCAGGACAGCAGCAGTGGGAACACCAACCGGATCCTGAGTTACACCATCGCCATCAACAACCCCCTGGGCCCCAAGACCGCCCCCGTAGTGGAGACGCAG ACGCTGTATAAGAACAGTGCCCCGGGCGAGTGTTACGTGGTGGACTCGGAGGTGATTACCTCGGGCATCCCCTACCAGGACTACTTCTACACCGTGCACCGCTACTGCCTCACCTCCATCAACAAGAACAAGAGCAGACTCAG GGTGTCGTCAGATATCTGCTACAAGAAGCAGCCGTGGAGCCTGGTGAAGGCGCTCATCGAGAAGAACACCTGGAGCGGCATCGAGGAGTACTACAGACACATGG aGAGTGAGGTGTGTAAGCTGGagaccctgctccagtctgaggtgTCAGTGGTGACCTCTGGGGATGTGGTGGGGGCAGACTCTGCCAAGACACCCCCGGCCCTGCGGCGACGCAAACGCACCTGCTCCCGGCGCCCGGGGgaccgggagagagagggagggggcgcgGGAGGTGGAGAGCGTGGGGACCGtgggatgggagaggagcggagagaggcgG GTGGTCAGTACAAGCACGGAGAGCGGTGGCGTGGCGGAGGCAGCAGCATCTCTACCATACTGCTCATAGTCAGCTTCAT tctggtggtgttggtggcCCTCAACATGCTCTTGTTTTACAAGTTGTATTCTCTGGAGAGAGctgcacacacactggagacgtggcactccttctctctgtctgacag tCCTCTACCCCAGTCTGCAGGAGAGTGGGCCCAGGTGTTGCAGCTCCAGAGACAGTTCCACCAGGCCCAACTGGGCAAATGGCAACAGATCCTCCAATCCTCAGTCACTCTGCtagatcag atgAAACAGTCGTTGGAAAAGCTCCACCGTGGCGTCGTCACTCCAGAAGTCCAGCAGGATCCCCCCTCGAACCCCACTTCAGAGTCTCTCACTGAGCACTGA